The genomic DNA CCACCCAACTAGCTCGCTAGACTTGCTTGCTGGCTCAGCTTGCTTGGTTTGCTTGGCTTACTAGGCTTGCCTATTTGTTTGGTGTGATGAGTTTACTTGATCCTCCTAGCTTGCTCACACAAGTGACATTACTAGCCGATTTGACTCATTTAACTTGGCTAGATCACATGATGTGTTTTGTGGGCTTGACTTGTTTGATTGGCTCAACCAATTTGCTTAGCATGCTCGATTCActcattttactttatttaaattttaggatGCTAACTTGTTAACAACTATCATGATTGTTAGAGGTGGAATGAAGTTACTCTTTTTTAAAGTATGAAATTGATTGAGCCATTGCTTGGAATTCATCAAACTCCCTCAAAATATAAATCACTGAAAGAACATTCTGATTCCATTCCAATCATGCATACCAAACACAATGTCTTAGCATTTAGGACAGGTTTACTTGTATGGGGGATGAAATGGAAAAGGAAAGCAGTAAAAATGTATATGTCATCATGATGCTTCACCTCTTATCTTTCCTTCCAATGTAAACCAAGTCTTTATGACGCGTGATTTGGCTATGTAGCACTACTTTGCAGAAGCTAATTTTAGGCTTGTTTTTTTCCTCTTCTGGTTTTATGGTGTTTTCTTTTCTAGACCGATACATTCTTGCATGGTTGGGAATGTCGTATCGTGCCATGAAATGGTTGAAATGTATAAATTATTGAAATTTAATACTACTTAGTACAAACAATGTTTTCTTCTTCTGCTTTATTTATTTCCTCCAACTTTCAATTTGCCACCGGCACAATGCATTGGAATGTCGGCATGGTATTGAAACAATTTTGTTCCAGTCAGTCTGAAACTTTGGCATAGTTCAAGATTTTGAACTTTGCATCATTGTATTAGCGTAGCTGACTCGTGGCTAATCGAATTGGTTTGAAATTTTGTGATATTTAACATCAATTATGATACTGTTTTATGTATAAACTGCCTGTTGTTGACAGGATATATGTTGTTGACTGCATGAATTTCTATTTCTTCTCCAGATgcacaaaatatttttttgaaatctatttttatgttatatactTCTTTGTTGTGTTCTGAGTGCTAATGCTTGCTGATTGTATTACCTTTTTTAATTTCAGTTGGAATCACTTCAAAGCAAAACACATTTGCAAAGACTGAAaggactacatgcttggacaatTGTGTATCTCAAAATGAGAATCAGAGCTCTCGTTCCTTCTCTGTTAAGGTTACTTATCATGATTTTGTTTCTGTTGATATGTATAGCAATTTTTTATGCTCTGCTCAGTCACCATCACTTTGATTGAAATAAGGGTGTTTTCTGGTTCTATATGGTATATACTATTTGTTGATGAAATTGGTGCAAATAAATCTCTTTCTTAATTGTACACTTTATCTATGTTGCCAATAGTCCCATGATCTATTTTTCTTGTAATGAGCTGTGTTATGATCTTCTCATACTTTTTCAATTTTCAGTGGTACCACATGTTTTGATAAATTGTaaattttagtatatatcctataTGTTTCCCATTTTCTTGCACTCTCATGTCTTGAATgattattgataatataagtaTATATTTTGAGTATCTTATGTAATTGTAACTCAATGACATAATGATATCTCTTGTTGACTTAATGGATATAACACATTTATGCATTcttgtatgattttttttaatattcttttcCTACTCTATCTTTCTATATTTCTTGCATTTCATATTGCCCAAAGGTCTGAAGGACACTTATAGTACCAAATATATATTAAACCATCCAAGTCTTTTTTGTGTAACATTTTCAATGGCTAAGGTTACAAACTCCATTAATACACAACCAAGATGTCACGATTGCATTTAGGCAATGTGGGTTGTTATTGCACAAAATTTGCTCAATGAATGCATATCTTGTCATTATCAATGAGTTAATTACCAATATTTGTTAGAtaaaatcaaggtttaaaatttcgactcgTACGAGGTTTCGGTACTGGACTGGAACGATACGGTTTTGGCACCGTATCGTGCCGTGTTGATATAGttttggtattttttaaatataaaatatattaattaaaactaaaatatttaacataaatatttaaaaaataaacaagataaaaaataatcttttttaaaaggaaaagatatgaaaatagataaataaaaattttattataatttttaaattaaaataaatgaaatataaaattaattagataattttattaggatttaataaagtctctttagattatctccatcataattaggagttgattaaaaaaattaacctaagtttaattaaaaaaaaatctgaaatccgaCACTACTCGCGAGCCCGCATGACTTCAGTGTTGTCGTAGGGTTGCACGATCAGCCATGGCTGCGGAGATTGCATGACTCCTTTGGCGCGACCACGTTGGTTGTGCGCCTCCTCTGTAGTGACCGCAAGATCACACGATGCCTTCACGGCGGTAGCGGAAGAGTTATGTGACCTCTCCGCTACTGTTGCAGGGTTGAGCGACCTCTCTGTTGTGATCACGGGGTCGTGCAACACGTCCCACCTGTCGTGGGTTTGGTGTCGGAGTTGTGCGGTGCCGGTCGCCGAGCGGAACGAGACGTTTTGTCCGTTTCGATCGTTTCGgcacgacactttaaaccatggATAAAATTATTAAACATATGCGAGTTGAAGACATTCCTAGTTATATGCTTAATTATATGTTGAATAAATCGTggctatatatttataaatttatattctaATCCTATTTGTGAATGAGAAGATATtatgtttcacatcttggtattGAAGTACATTCAATTTTATTCTCTCCCCCAAAGAAACATGTTTACCTCTCCTTTgttattcttccttcttccctttGTTTTCCTTGCCTTTTCTTGGTTCTCATTGATGCCTTTGTTTGCCTTTCCTTTCTTGTTTGAGTTATGTATCTTTAGGACACATTTGACCATGTGTAGATTTTGTGAGTTGTCTTGTTGCCTCTCTCCGCACCACAATTGTGGAATATGTCTCATGACATATCCTTGCTACCACTTGAAATTGTGTCTTTAAAAGCAAGACGagtttttatttataatattgaAGAAAATGAAATTTATGTATTTCTAGGCATCAAAATAATCAATCAATCTAAATATAGTTAAATCTGTAACAAGGTAAAATTATCACTATTAAATAGTAAAAGAATATTCTTTTTGACAACTTTCAATAAGTTAGAGCCTAGATATCTAATTAGTATGTTGCCCAATTTATTGCATAGAGAAACATCAAGTAGTAGAGAGAAACTTggtaaaatgttaatttttttttctttttttgaagTGACTATAAAATGGCGGTTGAGGCGGCCATCTAGGCGCCGCCGCCTAGGTAGGAGGCGGATCTCAACCGCACCACCTTGAACCACGCCATCTTGTGTTTAGGTGGCGGTAAAGTGTTTCCGATTCAGATTCAGGTGACGCATCTGGCTTGGGTGACATGTTCGGACGTGTTGCCAGGCTAGACGACGGGTTCAGACTCATCATCGGGCTTAGGCGACGGGTTTGGATGTCGAAACACCAAAGCCGATCGCAAAATAGAATATGTTTTTTTTGAACTTAGGATTCAATTGAAACtttagattaataattttaattattattggaataatttaaataagtttaattaaagatCAATAAAATTGtcctattaatttaatatatatatatatttaaaaaatgtatgattatttatttttgaaagaaatatttagattataactttttttatttttagttaatatattttatagtatatattttttaaaaatttttgatcctttatttattttttgatcctttagttaatatattatctaattatgtataaaaatagtaaaaaaaaatttcaactgcCTAGGCATTGCCTAGGCGGTAGGCGGTCTATCGCACTGTCACCGCCTACCGCCATTTACAACATTGCAATATATCAATTTTCTTATTGCATGTAAGTCTAATTATCTATGTTGCCTAGCTTATTGCTTGCTAATTTTCTTAGACATAAACACATCACGCATATAGTAAGTGACAatatatttcaatttatttcttgtgcttgtgGAACTTCTAAGAACACATTGTGAATAAAGTGATAATATGTTTCAATGTATTTGTGTGCTTGTGGAACACTAAATTGTTCCCAGTGTAGATAGATGCATAATTTTCAAAATGCAGATCCATGGTTTTGTAATTTAAAGCTAAGGACTACAAGAAGTGGGTTTATCTACATCATGTCAgtgattatatttttaatttttttgtattCTGCTTTAACACTAGATTGtgttatattttacttttatGTTTCTCTCTGTTAAAATATTGCTTCTAACATATGTACAAAATTTTGAGGTGGATATGCTATCAATGTTTGGTCCAACATAATCAACATTGTTGAAGTCATTCATATTTAAATGTCCATGCTTGTGTATAAGCCTTTTTTAAAGATCCTTTAGTATAGTGAAGGATTTCTGTATAGCAAACCTTTTTTTGGAGATTCTTACCACTGCATCCTAATAGCTTTTAGCTTGCTATATGAATTGATGTACAATATCAACTATAATTTATTTGACTCAGTAATTGTGAGATAAATGATTGTATATACTAGTATTTGGAAGTCATTATACTTTGACGATGAATTATGTTTTGGGATAATTAGGGCTTCTACTACATCTAAGCATACCAATCTTTGTAAGATACCCATGCATATTTTTTGAGATAAGGATGATCCTTGAGAGTTGTAAGGATGGTTTGAAATTTTGTACCTTGTCAGGTATTGGTTCTTGTGAGGCCTCTAACTTCGGATTTATAAAACAACAGTAAGAAAacataaaactttccttgatattttattttaaaattttgatattgtaAATTAGTTAAGTTTGTTTTCCTAGAAACCAATAGTAACATGTGCAGTTACAGGAGTCTTGAATATAATTTTTCTCCTCTCAACTTCATAAAATAGTTATACATCTCTGATTTTTAGTATCAGTTTGGAGGATCTTGAACCATAATGTGAATATGCTGATTGTTTTACTAAATTGACAGATGTCTGATTATTTTCCACTCGAATGTCTGCTACTTGGATTGATTTTAATTTCAGCAATATGACTGAAAAAATTAACTAACATAAGTCAGTCATTTCCAttggtttagtagaaaatttCTTTTAGGACCCTTCAATGACTACCAAAAGTAGTTAATTTCTCTGAATAGGAATTCCTTGCATTGATGAAGATTAATTGTCTTCTTTGTTGGCTATTCTGATGGCAGTGTAATACCCATGATTTCTATCCTTTTATTTAAccattatatttttcatttttgacTTTTGATTGGGTGCTGTATAGGATCTGTCTCATGATACCACTGCAAATTGTATGTCAGAAATCATTTTTTCTCCTGCTTTCCATCACCACAAGGATAATGCAGCCGGCATTCCTGATAAAGGTATTTCAGTTTGTCATTTTCATAGATTAAAAAGGCTTTTGCTTACTTCTTTCTTTAAAAAGGCTTTGCTAAATTTTTTCTTTCTCTAtgtatttttctatctttttgtatatCTATGAATGTATTTATGCTAAACTGACTTAGTTCTTGCTAGCCTTGTACATCATTACAACTTGTTAGTTTGAAATTTCTTATTGATGATTTTGTACGAATTTATTTTAACATAATAAGTTAGTTTCATGATCATGATTATAGCCTGATTTTGGGTAAATTTGAATTTCTAAGAATATGAACCACATATTCTGTCTGCATAATAGGGATTTCTAGAATTATGTTCCAGTGTCATTGATTTAATATTTTCTGTGATTGAAAATGTTTCTGTTCTAATTAATTTGAAGTGATGTGTCTAATATCCTCCCTGTATTTTATACTTATAACATATTCGCTAAATAACATAGTTGAGAAAATGTTGAACTAATAAAAAAGTTGACTCGGAGGGCGAAACAAGTTTGTATTTGAATAACCCTATATGTAGAGTATTAGtgctgaaaaattgaaaaaactaAGATGAGCATGAGAGTAAAATTTGATATAAAATCATAAAATGTAGGCTGTCTATCAGTCAGAAAATGAAATGTTTGGCAATTAACAACCATCTGTGTTGAAATTACTATTTTTTGTAAATTACACTCTCAGaaacataaaataatatattagtgAAAGTTTTCTTCtttgttattgttgttttataCTGCTGTGGCTTAAAGCCTCATAAGAGCCAAACATTAAGACATCTGCAGCTTTGAGAATCTTTATGTAGTTGATTTTTGGTAACCATCTTCTAATGATTAGAACAGGACCTCTTaagtaattatgattttataaaataattgtgTGTTATTACTGCTGGAATTAATATAAGATTTAATGCCTATTTTACTTTTTTTCTTTGGATTAAACCTTGTCCTTTCTGGTCTTATGTGATTCAACATGTCTATCTTGGTGATCCTATGTTCCTTTTCTCAGTGACATAATTGTTCTTCTTGATGCCTTTTGCTCAAGCAAACATTCTTTCTCTTCATGTGAGTTTGATTTTAGTAAATTTGTCCCTTTTTTGCCACTGATTTTGTAGACACAAAGATCAAGAACAATGAGAGCCATCGTGGATTTGAAGTTGAAGGCTCAAAATATGGTTCCTTTAATTCTGTTATATTAGAAACACATAATGAACATATGAAGATCAGGAATGTTGTATGTGAAAACTCTGGTAATTTGGCACTTCATGAAGCATCAGATATTGACAACTCTGGTAGTCATATCTACAACGTAGGGCCAAAATTTGCAAAGTCATTATGCAATGATGAATATACTGATTTGGGAAATGTTTCTTGTGAAGTTTCAGCTATGTAtcttgccatgcagaattctaagCTAGAATGTATGGATGAACAAAGTCAAGACTCAATGTCAACTGATGGTTCTGTTGAACCGGATGAAAATGATGAATTTGATGATTTTGATCCATATGTGTTCATTAGAGATTTACCTGATTTGTCAGTTGTGGTTCCTAAATTTCGGCCTTTTCTCCTTCCTAAACAAACACGAAGTTGCCCGTCCACAACTCTTGTTTTGGATCTGGATGGTATGACAGATTGATTTTCAATAGCTTAACTTTCTTTTTTTCAGTTGATctgcttaattttttttctccttttgatAAGCATATAAGCACATATGTTAGTGTCTGTTTATGCATGTACATTATATTCGCACACAGTGTACTCATATGTATTAGACATCATTATATCTGTGTTTTTTTGTTGAATTCCAGAACAAATTTATAAGCCTCATTGGATATTGATTTGTTTTTCTTATGCTAACTAATTTATGGTTTAATGATTAAATTAGGCTATATACTTGTGCTCACATTTGTTGCTATCAACTACTGCATATAaacggtttttttttttttttttgtgtctaTCAAAGCATGATTCCATATTTTGGTAATGGATAGTTGCAGAATTATAGTAATTTAATTGTTATACATTGATTAATTTGTCAATCATGGtagaattattatttttggttaaTTGTATATCTGTACACTATTAATTTGACTAAGATGTATTTCCAATAGACCGTATTCAGACGTCAGTCCCAAAACTGATTTTGGGATGTGAGCTAAATGAATAGACATGCATCTTTTGACATTGTGGTCGAGTCAACTATTCAAGGTTTAATCGTACATTCTGATTGGAGATTTCCAGACTAAGTAATAGTCCCAAAACTGATTGTGGCAGTGAATTAAACAATTGGTCGGTTGCCTCTGAGATTGAGGCAACTGTTTGAGCTTTAATAATACATTTTGATAGTGATGACCGGAGTTGGCACAGTGATAGGTTCCCTAATTGGGAAATATAGAAAAACTATACAACGAATGGTTAATTAAATGTTAATTGATATTGATGGATGAAGAGCAGTTTGAGAAGTGGAGATTCCTTCAATCAGGTTGAACTGATAATAATTATTATGCTATCTTTAATATATTTGACAAAGGTAATGTTGTTACTATATTGATTGACAAGAACGTGGGGTAGACTGAACATTTAATAAATAGTAATCGCACTACTAGCTTATCAGTAGTAGTGTAATTGGTGGTAAACAATAAGGTAAGACTAAAGGGGCTGATACCCTATTGGTTATTTAGTAATATAGCATTTAAATTTGATATGTAATCAGTGAAGAAGATTTGATTAgtgatattaaaattattaagatttatattataaatatttgattaatattCTAATAAAGTTTGTGAAGTACTAAATATTTACTTTTTTAAATGACGATATGCCCAATCATCTAATTATATCAATTCCTATTTGATTGCTATCAACTTAAAAACGCTCACATCAATTCATAATGAATCTAGATTCATTATGACTCTTGTGATCACCTCTTCTTTAACTGTTGGTTAAATTGGCTGGGGGCAAAAGTCCACAACCTGACGTTTCATATGATTGTTTTTTCATCATATTTTGTCATTGTGTTGGATATCTTGCATAATTGGCATTATTAAATATGATATTCCATAACTATTGGTTTAATTTATTGAGCTTGTCAATAACTGATCTGTGCTACCTTTACAGAAACGTTGGTGCATTCAACACTTGAACTATGTGAGGATGCAGATTTTACTTTTCCTGTCAATTTCAATCTTAAAGAGCACACAATTTATGTACGCTGCAGACCTTATCTTAAGGACTTTTTGGAAAAGGTTGCAAGCATGtttgaaacaattatatttacagcaagTCAAAGTATATATGCTGAACAGCTACTAAATGTAATTGATCCAAAAAGAAGATTATTCCGCCATCGTGTTTATCGAGAATCTTGTGTATTTGTAGAAGGTAATTATTTGAAGGATCTATCAGTACTGGGTCGGGATTTGGCGCATGTTATTATTCTTGACAATTCTCCCCAGGTAATTTCTCTTATCATTGTATAAGGAAAATTTGCA from Zingiber officinale cultivar Zhangliang chromosome 4A, Zo_v1.1, whole genome shotgun sequence includes the following:
- the LOC121970840 gene encoding CTD small phosphatase-like protein 2 isoform X6, which encodes MMPTRKKALPKNSSRGHSNPQTCRVEKKINMVSEKKVSEMITSAKKTKSVGITSKQNTFAKTERTTCLDNCVSQNENQSSRSFSVKDLSHDTTANCMSEIIFSPAFHHHKDNAAGIPDKDTKIKNNESHRGFEVEGSKYGSFNSVILETHNEHMKIRNVVCENSVSAMYLAMQNSKLECMDEQSQDSMSTDGSVEPDENDEFDDFDPYVFIRDLPDLSVVVPKFRPFLLPKQTRSCPSTTLVLDLDETLVHSTLELCEDADFTFPVNFNLKEHTIYVRCRPYLKDFLEKVASMFETIIFTASQSIYAEQLLNVIDPKRRLFRHRVYRESCVFVEGNYLKDLSVLGRDLAHVIILDNSPQAFGFQLDNGIPIESWFDNRDDRELLSLLPFLESLVGVDDVRPLIAKKFNLREKVASAAANCFSIHFKR
- the LOC121970840 gene encoding CTD small phosphatase-like protein 2 isoform X3, whose protein sequence is MMPTRKKALPKNSSRGHSNPQTCRVEKKINMVSEKKVSEMITSAKKTKSVGITSKQNTFAKTERTTCLDNCVSQNENQSSRSFSVKDLSHDTTANCMSEIIFSPAFHHHKDNAAGIPDKDTKIKNNESHRGFEVEGSKYGSFNSVILETHNEHMKIRNVVCENSGNLALHEASDIDNSVSAMYLAMQNSKLECMDEQSQDSMSTDGSVEPDENDEFDDFDPYVFIRDLPDLSVVVPKFRPFLLPKQTRSCPSTTLVLDLDETLVHSTLELCEDADFTFPVNFNLKEHTIYVRCRPYLKDFLEKVASMFETIIFTASQSIYAEQLLNVIDPKRRLFRHRVYRESCVFVEGNYLKDLSVLGRDLAHVIILDNSPQAFGFQLDNGIPIESWFDNRDDRELLSLLPFLESLVGVDDVRPLIAKKFNLREKVASAAANCFSIHFKR
- the LOC121970840 gene encoding CTD small phosphatase-like protein 2 isoform X5, translated to MMPTRKKALPKNSSRGHSNPQTCRVEKKINMVSEKKVSEMITSAKKTKSVGITSKQNTFAKTERTTCLDNCVSQNENQSSRSFSVKDLSHDTTANCMSEIIFSPAFHHHKDNAAGIPDKDTKIKNNESHRGFEVEGSKYGSFNSVILETHNEHMKIRNVVCENSGNLALHEASDIDNSGSHIYNNSKLECMDEQSQDSMSTDGSVEPDENDEFDDFDPYVFIRDLPDLSVVVPKFRPFLLPKQTRSCPSTTLVLDLDETLVHSTLELCEDADFTFPVNFNLKEHTIYVRCRPYLKDFLEKVASMFETIIFTASQSIYAEQLLNVIDPKRRLFRHRVYRESCVFVEGNYLKDLSVLGRDLAHVIILDNSPQAFGFQLDNGIPIESWFDNRDDRELLSLLPFLESLVGVDDVRPLIAKKFNLREKVASAAANCFSIHFKR
- the LOC121970840 gene encoding CTD small phosphatase-like protein 2 isoform X1 codes for the protein MMPTRKKALPKNSSRGHSNPQTCRVEKKINMVSEKKVSEMITSAKKTKSVGITSKQNTFAKTERTTCLDNCVSQNENQSSRSFSVKDLSHDTTANCMSEIIFSPAFHHHKDNAAGIPDKDTKIKNNESHRGFEVEGSKYGSFNSVILETHNEHMKIRNVVCENSGNLALHEASDIDNSGSHIYNVGPKFAKSLCNDEYTDLGNVSCEVSAMYLAMQNSKLECMDEQSQDSMSTDGSVEPDENDEFDDFDPYVFIRDLPDLSVVVPKFRPFLLPKQTRSCPSTTLVLDLDETLVHSTLELCEDADFTFPVNFNLKEHTIYVRCRPYLKDFLEKVASMFETIIFTASQSIYAEQLLNVIDPKRRLFRHRVYRESCVFVEGNYLKDLSVLGRDLAHVIILDNSPQAFGFQLDNGIPIESWFDNRDDRELLSLLPFLESLVGVDDVRPLIAKKFNLREKVASAAANCFSIHFKR
- the LOC121970840 gene encoding CTD small phosphatase-like protein 2 isoform X7 codes for the protein MMPTRKKALPKNSSRGHSNPQTCRVEKKINMVSEKKVSEMITSAKKTKSVGITSKQNTFAKTERTTCLDNCVSQNENQSSRSFSVKDLSHDTTANCMSEIIFSPAFHHHKDNAAGIPDKDTKIKNNESHRGFEVEGSKYGSFNSVILETHNEHMKIRNVVCENSAMYLAMQNSKLECMDEQSQDSMSTDGSVEPDENDEFDDFDPYVFIRDLPDLSVVVPKFRPFLLPKQTRSCPSTTLVLDLDETLVHSTLELCEDADFTFPVNFNLKEHTIYVRCRPYLKDFLEKVASMFETIIFTASQSIYAEQLLNVIDPKRRLFRHRVYRESCVFVEGNYLKDLSVLGRDLAHVIILDNSPQAFGFQLDNGIPIESWFDNRDDRELLSLLPFLESLVGVDDVRPLIAKKFNLREKVASAAANCFSIHFKR
- the LOC121970840 gene encoding CTD small phosphatase-like protein 2 isoform X2; translated protein: MMPTRKKALPKNSSRGHSNPQTCRVEKKINMVSEKKVSEMITSAKKTKSVGITSKQNTFAKTERTTCLDNCVSQNENQSSRSFSVKDLSHDTTANCMSEIIFSPAFHHHKDNAAGIPDKDTKIKNNESHRGFEVEGSKYGSFNSVILETHNEHMKIRNVVCENSGNLALHEASDIDNSGSHIYNVGPKFAKSLCNDEYTDLGNVSCEVSAMYLAMQNSKLECMDEQSQDSMSTDGSVEPDENDEFDDFDPYVFIRDLPDLSVVVPKFRPFLLPKQTRSCPSTTLVLDLDETLVHSTLELCEDADFTFPVNFNLKEHTIYVRCRPYLKDFLEKVASMFETIIFTASQSIYAEQLLNVIDPKRRLFRHRVYRESCVFVEGNYLKDLSVLGRDLAHVIILDNSPQAFGFQLDNGIPIESWFDNRDDRELLSLLPFLESLVGVDDVRPLIAKKFNLREKMAAVPS
- the LOC121970840 gene encoding CTD small phosphatase-like protein 2 isoform X4, with translation MMPTRKKALPKNSSRGHSNPQTCRVEKKINMVSEKKVSEMITSAKKTKSVGITSKQNTFAKTERTTCLDNCVSQNENQSSRSFSVKDLSHDTTANCMSEIIFSPAFHHHKDNAAGIPDKDTKIKNNESHRGFEVEGSKYGSFNSVILETHNEHMKIRNVVCENSGNLALHEASDIDNSAMYLAMQNSKLECMDEQSQDSMSTDGSVEPDENDEFDDFDPYVFIRDLPDLSVVVPKFRPFLLPKQTRSCPSTTLVLDLDETLVHSTLELCEDADFTFPVNFNLKEHTIYVRCRPYLKDFLEKVASMFETIIFTASQSIYAEQLLNVIDPKRRLFRHRVYRESCVFVEGNYLKDLSVLGRDLAHVIILDNSPQAFGFQLDNGIPIESWFDNRDDRELLSLLPFLESLVGVDDVRPLIAKKFNLREKVASAAANCFSIHFKR